A genomic region of Runella rosea contains the following coding sequences:
- a CDS encoding leucyl aminopeptidase, which produces MEIQIVGALQPETEAIIYLFRQSDDLGDRLNIFSNTVFLKEDFKAEAKQVVTIYENGRKVYLVGLGKTPKEADFIKTLRSFFYKQKRNLPNVIAIDLQTSGIENEWVEVAVNGCILGDYDLDLYKTKKKEGLTIFDKAAKLQIVVDSDAVESARQQAQRGEAIAQTQIRIMDLMNAPSNRKSPQSLAEWAVESGEKYGYSVTVWDEKQCEEEGLKALLAVSLGSKNPPRFILLEYKHPQATEKIGLVGKGVTFDTGGISLKQSTNMHYMKSDMGGAAAVLGTIEAAAKLQLPVHLIGAIPATENSIDGLATKPGDVVGSYSGKTIEIIDTDAEGRVILADALSYLVRTAKPDAMIDLATLTGSCIATLGYSAAGLFTNNEQLAKDLYDSGQQTGEKLWRLPLWDDYKEELTSDVADVKNFHGKPFAGAIVAAKFLEVFAEEHPRWAHLDIAGTAFADSEFGTMKSASAYGVRLLLRWLQGKGG; this is translated from the coding sequence ATGGAAATTCAAATTGTTGGTGCGCTTCAGCCTGAAACCGAAGCGATTATTTATTTATTTCGTCAAAGTGATGATTTAGGCGACCGATTAAACATCTTTTCGAACACCGTTTTCCTGAAAGAGGATTTCAAAGCGGAAGCTAAACAAGTGGTAACGATTTACGAAAATGGCCGAAAAGTATATTTAGTAGGGTTAGGAAAAACGCCAAAAGAAGCTGATTTTATCAAAACACTTCGTTCGTTTTTTTACAAACAAAAAAGGAACTTGCCCAACGTCATTGCGATTGACCTCCAAACTAGCGGGATTGAGAATGAGTGGGTAGAGGTGGCTGTAAATGGTTGTATTTTAGGTGATTATGATTTGGATTTGTACAAAACCAAAAAGAAAGAGGGGCTGACAATCTTTGATAAAGCCGCTAAACTGCAAATCGTTGTTGACTCAGATGCGGTCGAATCGGCCAGGCAACAAGCGCAACGCGGTGAAGCAATTGCACAGACTCAAATCCGAATCATGGATTTGATGAATGCACCTTCCAATAGAAAATCACCCCAAAGTTTGGCTGAGTGGGCTGTTGAGTCGGGCGAGAAATACGGTTATTCCGTTACCGTTTGGGATGAAAAACAGTGCGAAGAAGAAGGATTGAAAGCGCTATTAGCGGTGAGTTTGGGCAGTAAAAATCCGCCCAGATTTATTCTATTGGAGTACAAACACCCTCAAGCGACGGAAAAAATAGGTTTGGTCGGCAAAGGTGTTACCTTCGATACGGGAGGAATATCGCTGAAACAGTCGACCAATATGCACTACATGAAATCTGACATGGGTGGAGCAGCGGCGGTATTGGGGACGATTGAAGCCGCCGCTAAACTACAATTGCCCGTTCATTTGATTGGGGCAATTCCCGCCACCGAAAACAGCATCGATGGATTGGCCACAAAACCGGGTGATGTAGTGGGAAGTTATTCAGGAAAAACCATTGAAATTATTGATACCGATGCCGAAGGCCGGGTTATTTTGGCTGATGCGCTCAGTTATCTTGTGCGCACTGCAAAGCCAGATGCCATGATTGATTTGGCAACATTAACGGGTAGCTGTATCGCTACCTTAGGTTATTCGGCGGCAGGATTGTTTACCAACAACGAGCAACTTGCCAAAGATTTGTACGATTCGGGGCAACAAACGGGCGAAAAGCTATGGCGTTTGCCATTGTGGGATGATTACAAAGAAGAGTTGACTTCTGATGTAGCCGATGTCAAAAACTTTCATGGGAAGCCTTTTGCGGGGGCGATTGTCGCGGCTAAATTTTTAGAAGTATTTGCCGAAGAGCATCCGCGCTGGGCACATCTGGATATTGCAGGAACCGCTTTTGCCGACTCTGAATTTGGCACTATGAAATCAGCTTCCGCCTATGGTGTTAGATTATTGTTGCGATGGCTGCAAGGAAAAGGCGGATGA